GGATCGTCCAGGGACTCATCACGTCCTCGGGATCGAACTCGAAGCGCGCCGCGCCCCACAACGAAAGGCAGTCCTCGACCCACAGCGCGTTTTCGTTGTAGCGTTCGTCGTCCTCGATCATGTTCTGCACCAGGTTCGCGCCGATCAGTCGGCCCGCCGGATCGCGGCCGGCAAAGGTCGCCCAGTGCCAGGCGGTCTCGCGGGGGTAGAACGTGCCCTGCACGTCGATCAGCGCCACGTCGCGCCCCTCCTCGACGCTGATCCGTCGATCGCCGATCCTGATCTCGCCGCGCACCGGACAGGGGACTTTGTGTGTGTACAGCGGGCGATTCTCGCTGATCGGCAGCACGGGGATCAGCGGTTGCACGCGCTCCAGATCCTCGACCAATTCCAGGTCCGCGCTGATCGCGGGCTTGCCCCGTCGGCGGCTGACGTCGATTTTGACCCGGTGCAGTCCCTGTTCCAGGTTGTTGTGAATTTCGATCTTGTAGCCGATGCCTTTGAAGTACGTACGGCCGTTCCACAGCTCCGAGGCCACCCGCGCTTGCGGGCCCAGCGCCTCGCGGTGATGCTCCACCATCCGGCCGTTGGTGCGGTCGAGAAAGTAGCAAAACGAGGTCGACATGTAGCGCGCATTGAGAACCACGAAGGCCATCAGGAAATCCTGGCCGATCAGCGCGTAGTGCTGCCAGCGTTTGAGCCGCATTCTGGTAAGTGATGCGGGCACGCCGGGCAGACGGATCTGCTCGAGGTTTACCGTGCGGAACGGCGTACGGAACACGCCGTACTCGTTGACCTGGCCGTTGGTTACGATCTTCTGCGGCGTACGTTTGATCTCTCGCATGCTGATCCTTCCTGGGCTGTGCTGCGGGGGGATTATAGGGCCCCGGCCGCAATCAACCAAGCCCGTCGATCACAGTAACGGAGTCTGGATTTGAATCGAGATGGCGTGCGGCGCGGCGCTTAGCGCGGCACGGCCAGCCAGGGTTTGCGCGCCTGTTCGCAGGTTACTCCGGCCAGGGAGTCCACCGTCTCCACGGCCACGTTACGCCACTGGGCGATCTGCTCCATGATCGCGTGGCGTACGCGCTCGCGCAGCTCGGTGATGTCGTCCAGGGTCATGCCGCGAGTGTCGATCGGCGGCAGCACGCGCACGAAGATCTCGCTGATCTTGCGAAACCGCCAGCTGTGTTTGGGCAGCGCGCCCATCGAGCCGTCCACGGCCACGGGCAGCACCGGCACCTGGGCCTTGATCGCCAGGTGGAACGCGCCGTTGTGAAACGGCAGTACGCGGCCGTCCTTGGTGCGCGTGCCCTCGGCGAAATACA
The window above is part of the Candidatus Alcyoniella australis genome. Proteins encoded here:
- a CDS encoding DUF2804 domain-containing protein; the protein is MREIKRTPQKIVTNGQVNEYGVFRTPFRTVNLEQIRLPGVPASLTRMRLKRWQHYALIGQDFLMAFVVLNARYMSTSFCYFLDRTNGRMVEHHREALGPQARVASELWNGRTYFKGIGYKIEIHNNLEQGLHRVKIDVSRRRGKPAISADLELVEDLERVQPLIPVLPISENRPLYTHKVPCPVRGEIRIGDRRISVEEGRDVALIDVQGTFYPRETAWHWATFAGRDPAGRLIGANLVQNMIEDDERYNENALWVEDCLSLWGAARFEFDPEDVMSPWTIRTTDELCDLRFEPQGERAGKINLGLLKSDYHQPFGTFSGRVVDAKGREHKIERMFGVTEYHTAKF